The Populus trichocarpa isolate Nisqually-1 chromosome 2, P.trichocarpa_v4.1, whole genome shotgun sequence genome has a window encoding:
- the LOC7472630 gene encoding probable pectin methylesterase CGR3 isoform X1: MSRRSSKHSRRYGESGGIGAPFGFDSQPRSSPYLPIALILLGAVFLFAYLYSSPGQFGGNKQAFNKVQGDFSCTVEVQEAIPILKKAYGDSMHKVLHIGPNTCSVVSHLLKEEETEAWGVEPYDIEDADGNCKALVRRGIVRVADIKFPLPYRPKSFSLVIVSDAVDYLSPRYLNKTIPDLARVSADGLVIFTGLPGQHRAKVAEVTKFGRAAKLRSSTWWVRFFLQTSLEENEAAIKKFQQAATKSSYHPNCQIFHLKSFN, translated from the exons ATGTCAAGGAGATCATCAAAACATTCTCGGCGATATGGAGAGAGTGGAGGGATAGGTGCTCCTTTTGGCTTCGATTCCCAGCCACGTTCTTCCCCATATTTGCCCATTGCTCTTATTCTCCTG GGAGCAGTCTTTCTTTTTGCTTATTTATACAGCAGTCCAG GACAATTTGGCGGCAACAAACAGGCTTTTAACAAGGTTCAAG GTGATTTTTCATGCACTGTCGAGGTTCAAGAAGCAATCCCAATTTTGAAGAAGGCTTATGGAGATAGCATGCATAAAGTTTTGCATATTGGCCCCAATACTTGTTCTGTGGTTTCTCACTTGCTAAAAGAAGAGGAGACCGAAGCCTGGGGTGTCGAACCATATGACATAGAGGACGCTGATGGTAACTGCAAAGCACTAGTGCGGAGGGGTATCGTGCGCGTTGCTGATATCAAGTTTCCTCTTCCTTACAGAccaaaatcattttctcttGTAATTGTGTCAGATGCTGTGGATTACTTGTCACCTAGATACCTCAACAAGACAATTCCAGATTTGGCTAGGGTATCAGCTGATGGTCTTGTAATATTTACAG GCCTTCCAGGTCAACACAGAGCTAAAGTTGCAGAAGTGACAAAATTTGGAAGGGCG GCTAAATTGAGGAGCTCGACTTGGTGGGTACGGTTTTTCCTTCAGACTAGCTTAGAAGAAAATGAAGCTGCCATTAAGAAGTTTCAGCAGGCTGCAACAAAGAGCTCATACCACCCAAATTGCCAAATTTTCCACCTCAAGTCATTCAATTGA
- the LOC7472630 gene encoding probable pectin methylesterase CGR3 isoform X2 codes for MNRVHWRFKCQESCFHYGYCYRCDFSCTVEVQEAIPILKKAYGDSMHKVLHIGPNTCSVVSHLLKEEETEAWGVEPYDIEDADGNCKALVRRGIVRVADIKFPLPYRPKSFSLVIVSDAVDYLSPRYLNKTIPDLARVSADGLVIFTGLPGQHRAKVAEVTKFGRAAKLRSSTWWVRFFLQTSLEENEAAIKKFQQAATKSSYHPNCQIFHLKSFN; via the exons ATGAATAGAGTCCACTGGAGATTTAAATGCCAAGAATCCTGTTTTCACTATGGTTACTGTTATCGTT GTGATTTTTCATGCACTGTCGAGGTTCAAGAAGCAATCCCAATTTTGAAGAAGGCTTATGGAGATAGCATGCATAAAGTTTTGCATATTGGCCCCAATACTTGTTCTGTGGTTTCTCACTTGCTAAAAGAAGAGGAGACCGAAGCCTGGGGTGTCGAACCATATGACATAGAGGACGCTGATGGTAACTGCAAAGCACTAGTGCGGAGGGGTATCGTGCGCGTTGCTGATATCAAGTTTCCTCTTCCTTACAGAccaaaatcattttctcttGTAATTGTGTCAGATGCTGTGGATTACTTGTCACCTAGATACCTCAACAAGACAATTCCAGATTTGGCTAGGGTATCAGCTGATGGTCTTGTAATATTTACAG GCCTTCCAGGTCAACACAGAGCTAAAGTTGCAGAAGTGACAAAATTTGGAAGGGCG GCTAAATTGAGGAGCTCGACTTGGTGGGTACGGTTTTTCCTTCAGACTAGCTTAGAAGAAAATGAAGCTGCCATTAAGAAGTTTCAGCAGGCTGCAACAAAGAGCTCATACCACCCAAATTGCCAAATTTTCCACCTCAAGTCATTCAATTGA